A window of Panicum virgatum strain AP13 chromosome 8K, P.virgatum_v5, whole genome shotgun sequence contains these coding sequences:
- the LOC120644112 gene encoding glutathione S-transferase T3-like isoform X1: MFRTAFCFGNCESPACTLELLNNYTIASFIKLQCCGSLSNFTWQMLKAGVLVFRFLLHVSCGLQDPRGSNSHYYADLMTKDVDDDLELSMKPDATPSSGGKGASKWGSNYSQEEDIQLCKSWISISNNVIVGTNQSGKTYWERITAHFHNFRGFHSDRTTNSLEHRCGVIIKECMRFQAYYEEVERRHPSGVPYQELILEAQARYAKASQGKSFTFFHCWLEVRHTEKFAKFNKRPSKSKEINLSVGTQQGDGTQSPAKKARPPGQKQSKVKLKRNEGGDEYKDMMGNLMAMKAEEVKLKKERWEKDLMIEQRKLDIEERRLQWEQEQKIMFCDMSNMDEHQKAYMLANRAQFAKAASASVGDTASVGDATSA, encoded by the exons ATGTTTAGAACTGCATTCTGTTTTGGAAATTGTGAGTCTCCAGCATGTACCTTGGAACTGTTAAATAACTATACCATTGCTAGCTTTATCAAATTACAGTGTTGTGGAAGTTTATCAAATTTCACTTGGCAGATGCTTAAAGCAGGAGTACTTGTATTCAGATTTTTATTACATGTCTCTTGTGGTTTGCAGGATCCAAGGGGCTCAAATTCACATTACTACGCAGATCTGATGACCAAGGATGTGGATGATGATTTGGAACTTTCGATGAAGCCAGATGCCACTCCAAGTAGTGGTGGGAAAGGAGCATCCAAGTGGGGCAGCAACTACAGTCAAGAAGAAGATATCCAACTTTGCAAGTCTTGGATCAGTATCAGCAATAACGTTATCGTAGGGACAAACCAGTCAGGCAAAACGTACTGGGAGAGGATCACCGCACATTTCCACAACTTCAGGGGCTTCCACTCTGATCGGACTACTAATTCTCTCGAGCATCGATGCGGGGTCATAATAAAGGAGTGCATGAGATTCCAAGCGTACTATGAGGAAGTTGAGCGGCGTCACCCAAGCGGCGTGCCATATCAAGAACTT ATCTTGGAAGCACAAGCAAGATATGCCAAAGCTTCGCAGGGAAAAAGCTTCACATTCTTCCATTGCTGGCTCGAGGTGAGACATACAGAAAAGTTCGCAAAATTTAACAAGAGGCCAAGTAAGTCAAAAGAGATCAACCTCTCGGTAGGAACTCAACAAGGTGACGGAACCCAATCTCCTGCGAAGAAAGCCCGACCTCCGGGACAAAAGCAGTCCAAGGTGAAGCTGAAAAGAAATGAAGGAGGTGACGAGTACAAGGATATGATGGGGAACCTGATGGCAATGAAGGCCGAGGAAGTGAAGTTGAAGAAGGAAAGGTGGGAAAAGGATCTGATGATCGAACAGCGCAAGCTAGACATCGAGGAGCGGCGTCTACAATGGGAGCAAGAGCAGAAGATCATGTTCTGTGACATGAGCAACATGGACGAGCATCAAAAAGCTTACATGTTGGCCAATAGAGCTCAGTTCGCTAAGGCAGCGAGTGCTAGTGTAGGTGACACTGCTAGTGTAGGTGATGCTACTAGTGCTTGA
- the LOC120644112 gene encoding glutathione S-transferase T3-like isoform X2: protein MTKDVDDDLELSMKPDATPSSGGKGASKWGSNYSQEEDIQLCKSWISISNNVIVGTNQSGKTYWERITAHFHNFRGFHSDRTTNSLEHRCGVIIKECMRFQAYYEEVERRHPSGVPYQELILEAQARYAKASQGKSFTFFHCWLEVRHTEKFAKFNKRPSKSKEINLSVGTQQGDGTQSPAKKARPPGQKQSKVKLKRNEGGDEYKDMMGNLMAMKAEEVKLKKERWEKDLMIEQRKLDIEERRLQWEQEQKIMFCDMSNMDEHQKAYMLANRAQFAKAASASVGDTASVGDATSA, encoded by the exons ATGACCAAGGATGTGGATGATGATTTGGAACTTTCGATGAAGCCAGATGCCACTCCAAGTAGTGGTGGGAAAGGAGCATCCAAGTGGGGCAGCAACTACAGTCAAGAAGAAGATATCCAACTTTGCAAGTCTTGGATCAGTATCAGCAATAACGTTATCGTAGGGACAAACCAGTCAGGCAAAACGTACTGGGAGAGGATCACCGCACATTTCCACAACTTCAGGGGCTTCCACTCTGATCGGACTACTAATTCTCTCGAGCATCGATGCGGGGTCATAATAAAGGAGTGCATGAGATTCCAAGCGTACTATGAGGAAGTTGAGCGGCGTCACCCAAGCGGCGTGCCATATCAAGAACTT ATCTTGGAAGCACAAGCAAGATATGCCAAAGCTTCGCAGGGAAAAAGCTTCACATTCTTCCATTGCTGGCTCGAGGTGAGACATACAGAAAAGTTCGCAAAATTTAACAAGAGGCCAAGTAAGTCAAAAGAGATCAACCTCTCGGTAGGAACTCAACAAGGTGACGGAACCCAATCTCCTGCGAAGAAAGCCCGACCTCCGGGACAAAAGCAGTCCAAGGTGAAGCTGAAAAGAAATGAAGGAGGTGACGAGTACAAGGATATGATGGGGAACCTGATGGCAATGAAGGCCGAGGAAGTGAAGTTGAAGAAGGAAAGGTGGGAAAAGGATCTGATGATCGAACAGCGCAAGCTAGACATCGAGGAGCGGCGTCTACAATGGGAGCAAGAGCAGAAGATCATGTTCTGTGACATGAGCAACATGGACGAGCATCAAAAAGCTTACATGTTGGCCAATAGAGCTCAGTTCGCTAAGGCAGCGAGTGCTAGTGTAGGTGACACTGCTAGTGTAGGTGATGCTACTAGTGCTTGA